The nucleotide window CACTATTCCGGACATACGGAAATCTATGCGGAGTTTACCGGAACCAAAAAGTATACGATGATGCTTGCACATAAAAATCTGCGTGTAGTACATGTTTCGACCCATGTGGCCTTGAGAGAGGCGTGCGACCGTGTGAAAAAAGATCGGATATTAGAGGTGATCCGGATTGCGGAACAGGCGTGCAGGGATATGGGAATCAGGAATCCGCGGATTGGCGTTGCGGGCCTCAATCC belongs to Anaerotignum faecicola and includes:
- a CDS encoding 4-hydroxythreonine-4-phosphate dehydrogenase PdxA gives rise to the protein CIDVIDMKNVDPEALIIGKVSALAGEAAFQYVKKAIELAMAGEVDATVTNALNKEALNLAGRHYSGHTEIYAEFTGTKKYTMMLAHKNLRVVHVSTHVALREACDRVKKDRILEVIRIAEQACRDMGIRNPRIGVAGLNP